GCTTCTTGCGCAGCACGTCGGTCCAGCCGATCTGGGTGCGGAACTGGCTCACCAGCGTCGAGAGCGGAATGCCGGCGGCGGCGAGCTTCTTCTGCAGCGAGCCGGGCGGCAGGTGATTGGCCTCGTTCACCCGCTTCAGCGCGGCGGCGATCTTCGCCTCCGGCACCACCACCTTGTTCCGCTCGATCGCCTGCAGCTGCAGCGCCTGGTCGATCAGCTCGCGGGTGATCTGCGGTTTCAGCCGCTGCAACGTCGCCGAAGTGGTCGGCAGTCCGGCGGAGAGCGCGAACAGCCGCGTGCGCGCCGCGACATCGGCATTGGTGATCACCGTGCCGTTCACCACGGCGGCGATGCTGACCGTCTGCGCGCGCGCCGGCGCGCCGGGTGCGAGCAGGCCCGCGGCAAGGCCGATCAGGGCCGCGTAAGAGACGAACGATTTCATAGGGCGCTGAATCCGATGTTCCCGAGTGTCTTGAGCGTGACGGTGATCAGCAGCGTCGTCGTGCCGTGATCGTAGTTGTATGAGGTGAAGTTGCGGTAGAAGTCGATGTTCACCGCGGTGCATTCGTTCTGCCATACCGCCCCGATGGAGGCGTTGTCGAACTGCCCGGTGGCGAGGTTGCGCTGCACCCCCGCCGTGAGCGACCAGTGCGGCACCAGCGTGGTCGACACGCCGAGCGTCACCTCGCGCTGGGCCTGGAAATATTGCGGCGGCGGCGGGCCGGGCTGGGTGAACAGGTAATAGGAGTTGGTGGTGCTGTAGAAATATCCGGCCGAGACGTTGAAGCTCTTCGGCCCGAAGGTCGCGTAGCTGTCGATCATCTGGGTCGACAGGTCCCGGTGCGACAGCCGCGTGCGATAGGTCAGGCTGAACCAGGGCGCCGGCGCGACGGTCGCCCGGCCCACCACGTCCGATTCATGCCCGCCCAGCCCGCTGTCCGGCGGGTAGAGCTTCGAGGTCTCGAAGGAATAGGACTGGCCCACCAGCCCGCTCGCATAGGCGCCGCCCGGCAGGTACCACGCGCCCTGCAGCGCATAGTCCACCCGCGCGCCGCCGGCGAAGCGGTCGATGCCGCCGAAGCGTTGCAGGCTGAACAGGTTCGCGTCGGAGAACTGGAAGTCGAGACTGTCCTCGTTCGGAATCGTGCGGGTCTGCCCGAGCCCGTAGACCGGCGCCGCCACGAGCTGCACCCGCGGCTCGATCACCTGCGTGCCCCAGCGTCCGGCGTCGCGCTCCAGCGGCCAGGCGAAGGACACCGCGCCGATCGGGATGGCCCGCGCCGTCTGCGAGGTGGTGATCGGCGAATAGTTCGGCTGCTGGTTGAGCTTGTCGGCCGAATATCCGGCGGTGATCAGCCGCAGCCGCGCATCCACCAGCAGCCCGTCCGGCCCTTGCCGCGGCAGGTCGTAATTCGCGATCACCGCGACCCGCCGCGTCTGCGTGCCGGACTGGCGGAAGATGTTGAACGCGTTCGCCGTCAGCGAGAACCGCCCGCCCCAGGAATCCGCCGCGCCGGCATAGCTGTAGCGGGCATAGGGCAGCACGATCGGCAGCCGGTTCTGGCTGATCGAGGCGACCAGGCCCTGATAGGTCTCCGCCTCGATCTTCGCATAGGAGCCGCGCCCGAACCCTTCGAGCCAGGCGTTCGAGGCGAGAAACGCCTCGTTCGGCAGGTAGCGGAAATCGTTCAGATACTGCGCGGTCGAGGTGTGGTTGTAGCTGAACCCGGCGCGCCAGTTGCGATTGAGGTCGAACGTGCCCGAGGAAAAGATCGAATCCGAAATCCCGCCCTTGTCGGCATAGCGGTCGCGCCCGCCCGAGACGTTGATGTTCAGCTTGCCGTCGTTGAACGCCTGGCGGTATTTCAGGTCGAGCACCGGCCCCGCCTTGGTCGCGATGATCGGGACGATCGTCAGGTCCTGGCTCTTGCTGATGTCCCAGAAATACGGAATCGCGACGAAGCTGCCGATATGGGTCGAGCCGCCGAAGCCGGGAATCAGCAGGCCGCTCTGCCGCTTCACCGAGGGATCGGGCTGCGAGAGATAGGGCAGCCAGAACACCGGCACGCCGTAGATCTCGAGCTG
This genomic interval from Acidiphilium multivorum AIU301 contains the following:
- a CDS encoding LPS-assembly protein LptD, translating into MNDAQQRRHARLRRRIGIGIAGAMLAAPLARAQMGALVAGPETPVSNSAPVTFLADRVSYDHGTGVVTASGHVEAWQNGHLLQADRIVIDRRNDTAVASGHVVMIEPDGAVVFARHATLSQGMKNAVLHDVATILAENGRMVANGARRYGGVIEELSKPIYSTCNLCKSNPKAAPLWQIRARQAVEDLQHRVIEYHDAQLEIYGVPVFWLPYLSQPDPSVKRQSGLLIPGFGGSTHIGSFVAIPYFWDISKSQDLTIVPIIATKAGPVLDLKYRQAFNDGKLNINVSGGRDRYADKGGISDSIFSSGTFDLNRNWRAGFSYNHTSTAQYLNDFRYLPNEAFLASNAWLEGFGRGSYAKIEAETYQGLVASISQNRLPIVLPYARYSYAGAADSWGGRFSLTANAFNIFRQSGTQTRRVAVIANYDLPRQGPDGLLVDARLRLITAGYSADKLNQQPNYSPITTSQTARAIPIGAVSFAWPLERDAGRWGTQVIEPRVQLVAAPVYGLGQTRTIPNEDSLDFQFSDANLFSLQRFGGIDRFAGGARVDYALQGAWYLPGGAYASGLVGQSYSFETSKLYPPDSGLGGHESDVVGRATVAPAPWFSLTYRTRLSHRDLSTQMIDSYATFGPKSFNVSAGYFYSTTNSYYLFTQPGPPPPQYFQAQREVTLGVSTTLVPHWSLTAGVQRNLATGQFDNASIGAVWQNECTAVNIDFYRNFTSYNYDHGTTTLLITVTLKTLGNIGFSAL